The following are from one region of the Ptychodera flava strain L36383 chromosome 15, AS_Pfla_20210202, whole genome shotgun sequence genome:
- the LOC139152017 gene encoding small ribosomal subunit protein uS4 encodes MRIIGSKTYVTPRRPYEKERLDQELKLIGQFGLRNKREVWRVKFTLAKIRKAARELLTLDEKDPKRLFEGNALLRRLVRIGVLDESKMKLDYVLGLRVEDFLERRLQTQVFKLGLAKSIHHARVLIRQRHIRVRKQVVNIPSFVVRLDSQKHIDFSLRSSYGGGRPGRVKRKNMRKAQGGGGDEEEDED; translated from the exons GAAAAGGAACGACTTGATCAGGAATTGAAACTGATCGGTCAGTTTGGTCTGAGGAACAAGAGAGAAGTATGGCGTGTCAAGTTCACACTGGCTAAAATCCGTAAGGCTGCTCGTGAGCTGTTGACGCTTGATGAGAAAGACCCAAAACGTCTGTTTGAGG GTAATGCCCTCTTGCGTCGTCTAGTCCGTATTGGTGTATTAGATGAAAGTAAAATGAAGCTTGATTACGTCTTGGGTCTTCGTGTGGAAGATTTCTTAGAGAGACGTCTGCAGACTCAAGTTTTCAAACTTGGTCTCGCCAAGAGTATTCACCATGCTCGTGTTCTCATTCGTCAACGTCACATTCG TGTACGCAAGCAGGTTGTGAACATCCCATCCTTTGTCGTCCGACTGGATTCACAGAAGCACATTGACTTCTCCCTGAGATCATCTTATGGTGGTGGACGCCCAGGCCGTGTCAAGCGTAAGAACATGAGAAAAGCTCAAGGCGGTGGCGgtgatgaagaagaagatgaagatTAA